Proteins encoded within one genomic window of Brachybacterium muris:
- a CDS encoding universal stress protein, translating into MAVVVGFIPTEVGYKALDAARDAAEQRGGPLIVVNVVREGVSEDPRHADDLQLETALERLRRSAVRVQVRQEHTEDDIADVLLKVVDEERAELLVLGIRRQNDLARHLLGLTVQKLLLAARSEVLVV; encoded by the coding sequence ATGGCCGTCGTCGTCGGATTCATCCCCACCGAGGTGGGCTACAAGGCGCTGGATGCCGCGCGCGATGCCGCCGAGCAGCGCGGGGGCCCGCTGATCGTGGTCAACGTGGTGCGCGAGGGCGTCTCCGAGGACCCCCGCCACGCCGACGACCTCCAGCTCGAGACGGCACTGGAACGCCTGCGGCGCTCCGCCGTGCGCGTGCAGGTGCGCCAGGAGCACACCGAGGACGACATCGCCGATGTCCTGCTGAAGGTGGTCGACGAGGAGAGGGCCGAGCTGCTGGTGCTCGGCATCCGCCGTCAGAACGATCTGGCGCGCCACCTGCTGGGCCTGACGGTGCAGAAGCTGCTGCTGGCCGCCCGCAGCGAGGTGCTGGTGGTGTGA
- a CDS encoding Gfo/Idh/MocA family protein, with translation MPKTLNIAVIGAGTMAQAVHLPVLRRRWDRFTVTALVEHSPRRRREASEVWGVAEESRYESVADLITAVRGKKVAVDAALLSTDGLHVSDLMQLMRRGIPVLVEPPLGFSAEEIAEVVDFERMTGRHLVMMAHPQQYDDSVIALSEKIAAKDVRMIDHEVLMPASQPLFGWAHVTTSAYDLPTEVRSQRRKSLQAAVEAGAGGGATQRDRDLYVKGLLTGVAHQAAVVERAYGPVTRLVAVRHWPKGVIPGSIEILGELENGAPVRLVWHYLPFAPEYSERIEVLSARKRMDVELPAPSLGDRRSRISLREKSAGAVVTTASTATAGAAEAMWEAFHAFVDRGTRPIMGAEEARAQLLLMREVLAAIVEADGRSLEPEPEPEPEPESDSEVEMEAESEPDVELGSETQPVVEPGSESEADVPTEGEPEPEPVAEPDDAPPLEPATVTDPAPVNDPAPAGETAAAADPAPLADPAPVAEPEPVTEPVPVTDAVPLEDVSFPAHEPGIDEPGVQEPAADEPGIDEPGIDEPGISEPGTEQPGIDEPEAREPAVDEPSVEEKPTRSLPTLPTDEVDVWSLDQDSRPREGDR, from the coding sequence ATGCCGAAGACCTTGAACATCGCCGTGATCGGTGCCGGAACGATGGCACAGGCCGTGCACCTGCCGGTGCTGCGTCGTCGCTGGGACAGGTTCACGGTGACCGCCCTGGTCGAGCACTCACCGCGCCGCCGCCGCGAGGCCTCCGAGGTGTGGGGGGTGGCCGAGGAGTCGCGCTACGAGTCGGTGGCCGATCTGATCACCGCGGTGCGCGGCAAGAAGGTCGCGGTGGACGCCGCACTGCTGTCCACCGACGGCCTGCACGTCAGCGATCTGATGCAGCTGATGCGGCGGGGCATCCCGGTGCTGGTGGAGCCGCCGCTGGGGTTCTCCGCCGAGGAGATCGCCGAGGTCGTCGATTTCGAGCGCATGACCGGGCGTCACCTGGTGATGATGGCCCACCCCCAGCAGTACGACGATTCCGTCATCGCGCTGTCGGAGAAGATCGCCGCGAAGGACGTGCGGATGATCGACCACGAGGTGCTGATGCCGGCCAGCCAGCCGCTGTTCGGCTGGGCGCACGTGACCACCTCGGCCTACGACCTGCCCACCGAGGTGCGCTCCCAGCGCCGCAAGTCCCTCCAGGCCGCCGTGGAGGCGGGCGCCGGAGGCGGCGCTACCCAGCGCGACCGCGACCTGTACGTCAAGGGCCTGCTCACCGGTGTGGCTCACCAGGCCGCGGTGGTCGAGCGCGCCTACGGGCCGGTCACCCGTCTGGTCGCGGTGCGGCACTGGCCCAAGGGCGTGATCCCGGGGTCCATCGAGATCCTGGGAGAGCTGGAGAACGGCGCACCGGTGCGTCTGGTGTGGCACTACCTGCCGTTCGCCCCGGAGTACTCCGAGCGCATCGAGGTGCTGTCGGCGCGCAAGCGGATGGACGTGGAGCTGCCGGCTCCGTCACTGGGCGATCGGCGCTCGCGCATCAGCCTGCGGGAGAAGTCCGCCGGGGCGGTGGTCACCACGGCGAGCACGGCCACAGCAGGGGCGGCCGAGGCGATGTGGGAGGCGTTCCACGCCTTCGTGGACCGCGGTACGCGCCCGATCATGGGGGCGGAGGAGGCACGCGCACAGCTGCTGCTGATGCGCGAGGTGCTCGCGGCGATCGTGGAGGCCGACGGACGCAGCCTCGAGCCCGAGCCGGAGCCGGAGCCGGAGCCCGAGTCCGATTCGGAAGTCGAGATGGAGGCCGAGTCGGAGCCCGATGTCGAGCTCGGGTCCGAGACGCAGCCCGTTGTCGAGCCCGGGTCCGAGTCGGAGGCTGATGTCCCCACGGAGGGGGAGCCGGAGCCGGAACCCGTTGCCGAGCCGGACGATGCGCCGCCGCTCGAGCCCGCCACCGTGACGGACCCCGCCCCGGTGAATGATCCCGCTCCCGCAGGCGAAACCGCTGCCGCGGCCGACCCTGCTCCGCTGGCCGATCCCGCCCCGGTGGCCGAACCGGAGCCCGTCACCGAGCCGGTGCCCGTCACGGACGCGGTCCCTCTCGAGGATGTCAGCTTCCCCGCCCACGAACCCGGCATCGACGAACCGGGCGTCCAGGAGCCAGCTGCGGATGAGCCCGGCATCGATGAGCCCGGCATCGATGAGCCTGGCATCAGTGAGCCCGGTACCGAGCAGCCGGGCATCGACGAGCCCGAGGCTCGGGAGCCTGCAGTGGACGAACCCAGTGTCGAGGAGAAGCCCACCCGCTCTCTGCCCACGCTTCCCACCGACGAGGTGGACGTGTGGAGTCTCGACCAGGACAGCCGGCCCCGCGAGGGAGACCGCTGA
- a CDS encoding lysophospholipid acyltransferase family protein → MPTLFYTVARRAAVPLLHGIWRPRVTGVENVPREGGFIVASNHLAYIDSAIIPIAIPRPVHFVAKDDLWKQTGPLGRMLNGFFEQVGAVPVDRQALSSGKGALQAGLEILRRGDGFGIYPEGGRSKDGLLHPGKQGAAWLALESGCPVIPVGLKGTPHFRPRRLLPERGAISVRIGAPIDFSDLDPGLSKGARRRQMTARIMDEIQALSGQRRSPVAHQDPQP, encoded by the coding sequence ATGCCCACATTGTTCTACACCGTCGCCCGCAGGGCCGCCGTCCCGCTGCTGCACGGCATCTGGCGGCCGCGCGTGACGGGCGTGGAGAACGTGCCCCGCGAGGGAGGCTTCATCGTGGCCTCCAACCACCTGGCCTACATCGACTCGGCGATCATCCCGATCGCGATCCCCCGCCCCGTCCACTTCGTCGCCAAGGACGACCTGTGGAAGCAGACGGGCCCCCTTGGCCGGATGCTCAACGGGTTCTTCGAGCAGGTGGGGGCGGTCCCGGTGGACCGGCAGGCCCTCTCCTCCGGCAAGGGTGCCCTGCAGGCCGGGCTGGAGATCCTGCGCCGGGGCGACGGGTTCGGCATCTACCCCGAGGGCGGCCGATCCAAGGACGGCCTGCTGCATCCGGGCAAGCAGGGCGCGGCTTGGCTCGCACTGGAGTCGGGCTGCCCGGTGATCCCGGTGGGTCTGAAGGGAACACCGCACTTCCGACCCCGTCGCCTGCTTCCCGAGCGCGGTGCGATCTCGGTGCGGATCGGCGCGCCGATCGACTTCTCCGACCTGGACCCCGGGCTGTCCAAGGGTGCCCGGCGGCGTCAGATGACCGCGCGGATCATGGACGAGATCCAGGCGCTGTCCGGGCAGCGCCGCTCCCCCGTCGCCCATCAGGATCCGCAGCCCTGA
- a CDS encoding catalase: protein MTQFDPNKPSTTESGAPRQSDAHSLSVGADGPLLLHDVALVEKLARFDRERVPERSPHAKGSGAFGEFEVTQDVSKYTKAKFLQPGAKTNMLARFSTVAGELGSPDTWRDVRGFALKFYTEDGNFDMVGNNTPIFFVRDPMKFPDFIHSQKRTPDSGLRDNTMQWDFWTLSPESAHQVAYLMGDRGLPKSWRHMNGYSSHTYLWVNEAGERFWVKYHFHTDQGMQFLSNEEAGHLAGEDSDYHRRDLFEAIERGEYPSWTMSVQIMPYEDAKDYRFNPFDLTKVWPHADYPLHEVGRFTLKENPVNHFAQIEQAAFSPSNTVPGTGVSPDKMLLGRVFSYPDAQRHRIGTNFNQLPVNAPVVPMNSYDKEGNMEYHHSGDAPVYAPNSYGRAWQEPQGPVDNGWEADGTLVRSAYTLHPEDDDFGQAHTLVREVFDDAARERLVETVSGSLSTVQEPVLSRAFQYWKNIDQEVGEAIERAVNTPKADSQPGGDPLDAETPAEQA, encoded by the coding sequence ATGACCCAGTTCGATCCCAATAAGCCTTCCACCACCGAGTCCGGTGCGCCCCGCCAGTCCGATGCGCACTCCCTGAGCGTCGGTGCCGACGGCCCGCTGCTGCTGCACGACGTGGCCCTGGTCGAGAAGCTGGCCCGCTTCGACCGCGAGCGCGTCCCGGAGCGCAGCCCCCACGCCAAGGGCTCCGGTGCCTTCGGCGAGTTCGAGGTCACCCAGGACGTCTCGAAGTACACCAAGGCCAAGTTCCTCCAGCCCGGTGCGAAGACCAACATGCTGGCCCGCTTCTCCACCGTGGCCGGTGAGCTCGGTTCGCCCGACACCTGGCGCGATGTGCGCGGCTTCGCTCTGAAGTTCTACACGGAGGACGGCAACTTCGACATGGTCGGCAACAACACGCCGATCTTCTTCGTGCGCGACCCCATGAAGTTCCCCGACTTCATCCACTCCCAGAAGCGCACCCCTGATTCCGGGCTGCGTGACAACACCATGCAGTGGGACTTCTGGACCCTCTCCCCGGAGTCCGCCCACCAGGTGGCCTACCTGATGGGTGATCGTGGCCTGCCCAAGTCCTGGCGCCACATGAACGGCTACTCCTCGCACACCTACCTGTGGGTCAACGAGGCCGGTGAGAGGTTCTGGGTCAAGTACCACTTCCACACCGACCAGGGCATGCAGTTCCTCAGCAACGAGGAGGCGGGCCACCTCGCCGGTGAGGACTCCGACTACCACCGTCGGGACTTGTTCGAGGCCATCGAGCGCGGCGAGTACCCCTCCTGGACCATGAGCGTGCAGATCATGCCCTACGAGGACGCGAAGGACTACCGCTTCAACCCCTTCGACCTCACCAAGGTGTGGCCGCACGCGGACTACCCGCTGCACGAGGTGGGCCGGTTCACCCTGAAGGAGAACCCGGTCAACCACTTCGCGCAGATCGAGCAGGCCGCCTTCAGCCCCTCGAACACCGTGCCGGGCACCGGGGTGTCCCCGGACAAGATGCTGCTGGGCCGGGTGTTCTCCTACCCGGACGCGCAGCGCCACCGCATCGGCACCAACTTCAACCAGCTGCCGGTCAACGCCCCCGTGGTCCCCATGAACTCCTACGACAAGGAGGGCAACATGGAGTACCACCACTCGGGCGACGCCCCGGTATACGCACCGAACTCCTACGGACGTGCCTGGCAGGAACCCCAGGGCCCGGTGGACAACGGCTGGGAGGCCGACGGCACCCTGGTGCGCTCGGCCTACACGCTGCACCCGGAGGACGACGACTTCGGCCAGGCCCACACCCTGGTGCGCGAGGTCTTCGACGACGCGGCGCGCGAGCGCCTGGTGGAGACGGTCTCCGGTTCGCTGAGCACGGTGCAGGAGCCGGTCCTCTCTCGTGCCTTCCAGTACTGGAAGAACATCGACCAGGAGGTGGGCGAGGCGATCGAGCGCGCCGTCAACACCCCCAAGGCCGATTCCCAGCCCGGTGGTGACCCGCTGGATGCCGAGACCCCTGCCGAGCAGGCCTGA
- a CDS encoding Fur family transcriptional regulator yields MTSTDHATDQAAHHAAALRGAGLRVTGPRLATLEVVERHPHVDAESVAQAVRERLGTVSRQAVYDVLHALTDAELLRRVPVDGRRTRYELHRHDNHHHLVCRRCGRLEDVPCAVGAAPCLTPHDDLGFDIEIAEVVYRGLCSTCREST; encoded by the coding sequence ATGACCTCCACCGACCACGCCACCGATCAGGCAGCGCATCACGCCGCTGCACTGCGCGGTGCCGGTCTACGGGTCACCGGGCCGCGCCTGGCCACCCTCGAGGTGGTGGAGCGGCACCCCCACGTCGATGCCGAGAGCGTCGCCCAGGCCGTCCGTGAACGGCTGGGCACCGTGTCCCGGCAGGCCGTCTACGACGTGCTGCACGCCCTCACCGATGCCGAGCTGCTGCGCCGCGTCCCCGTGGACGGTCGCCGCACCCGCTACGAGCTGCACCGCCACGACAACCACCACCACCTGGTGTGCCGCCGCTGCGGCCGCCTGGAGGACGTGCCCTGCGCCGTCGGCGCCGCGCCCTGCCTGACGCCCCACGACGATCTCGGCTTCGACATCGAGATCGCCGAGGTCGTCTACCGGGGACTGTGCTCGACCTGCAGGGAGAGCACCTGA
- the nrdH gene encoding glutaredoxin-like protein NrdH — protein sequence MDITVYSKPLCVQCDATKRALNKAGIAYDVVDITEDADALARVKSLGYVQAPVVITGEDHWSGFRPDKIKAIAASAGVQRRAAAI from the coding sequence GTGGACATCACCGTGTACTCGAAGCCCCTGTGCGTCCAGTGCGATGCGACCAAGCGCGCCCTGAACAAGGCCGGCATCGCCTACGACGTCGTCGACATCACCGAGGACGCCGACGCCCTCGCCCGCGTGAAGTCCCTGGGCTACGTCCAGGCCCCCGTGGTGATCACCGGCGAGGACCACTGGTCCGGCTTCCGCCCCGACAAGATCAAGGCGATCGCTGCCTCCGCCGGCGTGCAGCGTCGCGCCGCCGCCATCTGA
- the nrdE gene encoding class 1b ribonucleoside-diphosphate reductase subunit alpha, producing MPPAEHHKQLDYHALNAMLNLYGPDGKIQFEQDRLAAREYFLQHVNPNTVFFHSLREKLDYLVENKYYEPEVLAQYDFEFIKSLSEQAYAKKFRFPTFLGAFKYYTSYTLKTFDGKRYLERFEDRVMMVALTLARGDETLARNLVDEILDGRFQPATPTFLNAGKAQRGELVSCFLLRIEDNMESIGRSINSALQLSKRGGGVALLLSNLREYGAPIKHIENQSSGVIPVMKLLEDSFSYANQLGARQGAGAVYLHAHHPDILRFLDTKRENADEKIRIKTLSLGVVIPDITFELAKKNEPMYLFSPYDVEREYGKPFADVNVSELYHEMVDNPAISKKKIRARDFFQVLAEIQFESGYPYIMFEDTVNRANPIPGKVTHSNLCSEILQIATPSEMNVDLSYDKMGRDISCNLGSLNIAKAMDSPDFATTISTAIRGLTAVSDTSDIESVPTIAEGNRKSHAIGLGQMNLHGYLAREAIHYGSEEGLDFTNMYFYAVTYHAIKASMEIAKERGETFFEFEKSQYGSGEYFDKYTEQVWEPKTAKVRELFAGSSVHLPSQEDWVQLREQVREHGMYNAYLQAVPPTGSISYINHSTSSIHPIVSKIEIRKEGKIGRVYYPAPFMTNDNLEYYEDAYEIGFEKIIDTYAEATKHVDQGLSLTLFFPDTATTRDVNKAQIYAWRKGIKTLYYIRLRQMAIEGTEVEGCVSCML from the coding sequence ATGCCCCCCGCGGAGCACCACAAGCAGCTGGACTACCACGCGCTCAACGCGATGCTGAACCTCTACGGACCGGACGGCAAGATCCAGTTCGAGCAGGACCGCCTCGCCGCCCGCGAGTACTTCCTGCAGCACGTGAACCCCAACACCGTGTTCTTCCACTCGCTGCGCGAGAAGCTCGACTACCTGGTGGAGAACAAGTACTACGAGCCCGAGGTGCTGGCCCAGTACGACTTCGAGTTCATCAAGTCGCTCTCCGAGCAGGCCTACGCCAAGAAGTTCCGCTTCCCCACCTTCCTGGGTGCCTTCAAGTACTACACCTCGTACACCCTGAAGACCTTCGACGGGAAGCGGTACCTGGAGCGCTTCGAGGACCGCGTGATGATGGTGGCCCTCACCCTGGCTCGCGGCGACGAGACCCTCGCCCGCAACCTGGTCGACGAGATCCTCGACGGCCGCTTCCAGCCGGCCACCCCCACCTTCCTCAACGCCGGGAAGGCGCAGCGCGGCGAGCTGGTCTCCTGCTTCCTGCTGCGCATCGAGGACAACATGGAGTCCATCGGCCGCTCCATCAACTCCGCCCTGCAGCTGTCCAAGCGCGGCGGCGGCGTGGCGCTGCTGCTGAGCAACCTGCGTGAGTACGGTGCGCCGATCAAGCACATCGAGAACCAGTCCAGCGGCGTGATCCCCGTGATGAAGCTGCTGGAGGACTCCTTCAGCTACGCCAACCAGCTCGGTGCCCGCCAGGGAGCCGGCGCCGTGTACCTGCACGCGCACCACCCGGACATCCTGCGGTTCCTGGACACCAAGCGCGAGAACGCCGACGAGAAGATCCGCATCAAGACCCTCTCCCTCGGCGTGGTGATCCCCGACATCACCTTCGAGCTGGCCAAGAAGAACGAGCCGATGTACCTGTTCTCCCCGTACGACGTGGAGCGCGAGTACGGCAAGCCCTTCGCGGACGTGAACGTCTCGGAGCTCTACCACGAGATGGTCGACAACCCTGCGATCTCCAAGAAGAAGATCCGCGCGCGCGACTTCTTCCAGGTGCTGGCCGAGATCCAGTTCGAGTCCGGCTACCCGTACATCATGTTCGAGGACACGGTGAACCGGGCGAACCCGATCCCCGGCAAGGTCACCCACTCCAACCTGTGCTCGGAGATCCTGCAGATCGCCACCCCGTCGGAGATGAACGTGGATCTCTCCTACGACAAGATGGGGCGGGACATCTCCTGCAACCTGGGCTCGCTGAACATCGCCAAGGCGATGGACTCCCCGGACTTCGCCACCACCATCTCCACCGCGATCCGCGGCCTGACAGCGGTCTCGGACACCTCCGACATCGAGTCGGTGCCCACGATCGCCGAGGGCAACCGCAAGTCCCACGCCATCGGCCTGGGACAGATGAACCTGCACGGCTACCTGGCCCGCGAAGCGATCCACTACGGATCCGAGGAGGGCCTGGACTTCACGAACATGTACTTCTACGCGGTCACCTACCACGCCATCAAGGCGTCGATGGAGATCGCCAAGGAGCGCGGGGAGACCTTCTTCGAGTTCGAAAAGTCGCAGTACGGCAGCGGCGAGTACTTCGACAAGTACACCGAGCAGGTGTGGGAGCCGAAGACCGCCAAGGTGCGTGAGCTGTTCGCCGGCTCGAGCGTGCACCTGCCCTCCCAGGAGGACTGGGTGCAGCTGCGCGAGCAGGTGCGCGAGCACGGCATGTACAACGCATACCTGCAGGCGGTGCCGCCCACCGGTTCGATCTCCTACATCAACCACTCCACATCCTCGATCCACCCGATCGTCTCCAAGATCGAGATCCGCAAGGAGGGCAAGATCGGGCGGGTGTACTACCCGGCGCCCTTCATGACCAATGACAACCTCGAGTACTACGAGGACGCGTACGAGATCGGCTTCGAGAAGATCATCGACACCTACGCCGAGGCTACCAAGCACGTGGACCAGGGCCTGTCGCTGACGCTGTTCTTCCCGGACACCGCCACCACGCGTGACGTCAACAAGGCGCAGATCTACGCATGGCGCAAGGGCATCAAGACCCTCTACTACATCCGCCTGCGGCAGATGGCGATCGAGGGCACCGAGGTCGAGGGCTGCGTGAGCTGCATGCTCTGA
- the nrdI gene encoding class Ib ribonucleoside-diphosphate reductase assembly flavoprotein NrdI, with amino-acid sequence MGTLVYFSSVSENTHRFVEKLGIPAHRIPLYPKDEPLVMDEEFVLMVPTYGGGNHGGAVPKQVIKFLNDKRNRDLIRGVITGGNTNFGEAYCIAGDIISAKCKVPHMYKFELLGTARDVQKVHDGLEEFWRH; translated from the coding sequence GTGGGAACCCTCGTCTATTTCTCCTCGGTGTCGGAGAACACCCATCGCTTCGTCGAGAAGCTGGGGATCCCCGCCCACCGCATCCCGCTCTACCCGAAGGACGAGCCCCTCGTCATGGACGAGGAGTTCGTCCTGATGGTCCCGACCTACGGCGGCGGCAACCACGGCGGTGCCGTCCCCAAGCAGGTCATCAAGTTCCTCAACGACAAGCGCAACCGGGATCTGATCCGGGGCGTCATCACCGGGGGGAACACCAACTTCGGGGAGGCCTACTGCATCGCAGGGGACATCATCTCCGCGAAGTGCAAGGTCCCCCACATGTACAAGTTCGAACTGCTGGGCACTGCACGCGACGTGCAGAAGGTCCATGACGGATTGGAAGAGTTTTGGCGACACTGA